One window of the Streptomyces sp. B3I8 genome contains the following:
- a CDS encoding NAD(P)-dependent alcohol dehydrogenase yields MKAVIVRHPGEKDVLEVTDLPDPGRPGPGEVRVRIHASALNYHDNMVMGSPDTPVGHVPLADGAGVVEAVGESVTHLATGDAVFARFFPGWLAGGPVIDHFGTTPGIGVPGYAREVVVAPAVQFERAPRGYSHLEAATLTVAGLTAWAALHDNGGVKSGDTIVLQGTGGVSVFALQLAKLAGATTIVTSSSEEKLKRARALGADHVINYRSQPEWGERVRELTKGSGADLVLDVGGPSTLPQSIQAVRVGGRISVIGVLTGLSGDIPTGAINMKQVRLNGVLVGNHQQLGDLVRAIEGSGLRPVIDRKFPLEELGEALRYFTSGAHLGKVGIEL; encoded by the coding sequence TACTGGAGGTCACCGATCTTCCGGATCCGGGCCGTCCCGGGCCGGGTGAGGTGCGGGTACGCATTCACGCGAGCGCCCTGAACTATCACGACAACATGGTCATGGGCAGCCCCGACACCCCGGTGGGCCATGTGCCGCTCGCGGACGGGGCGGGGGTGGTCGAGGCCGTGGGCGAGTCCGTCACGCACCTGGCCACCGGCGACGCGGTCTTCGCGCGCTTCTTCCCGGGCTGGCTGGCGGGCGGCCCGGTGATCGACCACTTCGGCACCACCCCTGGCATCGGTGTGCCCGGCTACGCACGAGAGGTCGTCGTCGCACCCGCCGTGCAGTTCGAGCGGGCCCCGCGCGGCTACTCCCACCTCGAAGCCGCCACCCTGACCGTGGCCGGGCTCACGGCGTGGGCCGCCCTGCACGACAACGGCGGCGTCAAGTCGGGCGACACGATCGTGCTCCAGGGCACCGGCGGCGTTTCCGTCTTCGCCCTGCAGCTCGCGAAACTCGCCGGCGCCACCACGATCGTCACCTCCTCGTCCGAAGAGAAACTCAAGCGCGCTCGCGCGCTCGGAGCCGACCACGTCATCAACTACCGGTCCCAGCCCGAGTGGGGTGAGCGGGTCCGAGAACTGACGAAGGGCAGCGGCGCGGATCTCGTGCTCGACGTGGGCGGCCCGTCGACCCTGCCCCAGTCCATCCAGGCGGTCCGCGTCGGTGGCCGCATCTCCGTGATCGGCGTACTGACCGGACTGTCCGGGGACATTCCGACCGGAGCCATCAACATGAAGCAGGTCAGGCTGAACGGCGTTCTCGTCGGCAACCACCAGCAGCTGGGCGACCTGGTCCGCGCGATCGAGGGATCCGGCCTGCGTCCCGTGATCGACCGGAAGTTCCCCCTCGAAGAGCTGGGCGAAGCGCTCCGCTACTTCACCTCCGGCGCACATCTGGGCAAGGTCGGCATCGAATTGTGA
- a CDS encoding TetR/AcrR family transcriptional regulator, which produces MARTKSFEPAFALQQALFEFWRDGYERTSTDALTAAMGIGKRSLYDTFGTKHDLYLRTLTTYIAHAEESHTQAVEAAPGGGLAGVRALLRSRVALPGCPSGCFAVNAATERPDDPDVHAAVHGYFTRSTDRIAWLLRQEDQWAGTRRERLDRAAQAIHNGWLGLRVQARLGSPDPELDAAADDLLSPLR; this is translated from the coding sequence ATGGCACGGACCAAAAGCTTCGAACCGGCTTTCGCGCTCCAGCAGGCGCTGTTCGAGTTCTGGCGGGACGGTTACGAGCGCACCTCCACCGACGCCCTGACCGCCGCCATGGGAATCGGCAAGCGCAGCCTGTACGACACCTTCGGCACCAAACACGACCTCTACCTGCGCACGCTGACGACCTACATCGCGCACGCGGAGGAGTCCCACACACAAGCGGTCGAGGCCGCACCGGGCGGAGGACTCGCCGGCGTGCGCGCACTGCTGCGGTCCCGTGTGGCCCTCCCCGGCTGCCCCTCGGGCTGCTTCGCAGTGAACGCCGCGACGGAGCGCCCGGACGACCCGGACGTGCATGCAGCCGTCCATGGGTACTTCACTCGTTCCACCGACCGGATCGCCTGGCTCCTCCGCCAGGAGGACCAGTGGGCGGGTACCCGGAGGGAGCGGCTCGACCGCGCGGCGCAGGCAATCCACAACGGCTGGCTCGGCCTTCGCGTGCAGGCACGGCTGGGATCGCCGGACCCGGAGCTCGACGCGGCCGCAGACGATCTGCTGTCGCCTCTGCGCTGA